The window GGCTTCTGATTTGAATAGTTTGTTGATAGCATCACATATTTTGAATATGAGCTAGAATATGAGTCATTCCAATCAAGTAACAGGTCTCAAGTCATGTGGATTCATTAGCACCACCATGTGGTCAATTCCTCAAATGACACTGGACACTGATTTTCTActaattgtttttttacacatttctgaCTGTCTAAAGCCATGAGAATAATAATCTGCATTGATAATTGCTCACATGTAGTTGTACtctgcagacagctgtgtgttgtgtctgggGGGAAATCCAAAGTAGAGAAGTACAGCAGTGTGGGTCTGGATGGAGCCATGGTGATCTGGGACTTTAAGGTATATGTGAATTACAATTCAGTGAACATGGAAAGGCATGTGCAAGCTTAGTATCAATTATTCCGATGTTTGTCTTTTGCAGCACTGAATCTACGCTGGTCGTCAGCACATCATGGATCAAACACTTCATGCAATCATTTGTGTTTCCAAGAAACAAGAAAGTATTGTGAGCACATGTGGGTCTTTAAATAAAGAATCTGAAAGTGCAGTGGTGTCATTTTGGGGTGATTTATCCTTTAAAAGTGTGTTTGACGTCCTCAGACATAGGTATCTGAGGTGCAGAGGGAGATTGCTTTAAACAAAACCTGGTGGCTGCTGCCATAGCAACCCTAAACATGGAGACCTATTGAGAGGATTACCTTTAACTCCCTGTGGTGTTGgccagcctctgctgctgtgttgtacTGTGTAGCTGTCTTTTTGTAGGGATAAGTTTAAAGGTGATGTACAATCcccaaataataaaaaaaaaagaatgtgttGTCAAAATCAATCCTGAACCTTGAACTCTTTGCACAGCGGGAGCTGCATTTGGTGTCTGTGGCAACGCTCCCACctccacacactgacaacaacaGACAACGTTTGCACACtaaaacacagtgttttctttcaTCAGCCATCAACATTTCatcaaagacagacacaaagttAATGTGACTTGTGTGCATAAACACTACGTTTATATATAACCACAGAAGAGCACTAGCTGCTCCCATGCCTCTGCAAGATTAGTAGATTTTCTGTTAGAGTAAGTACTTTAACGTCCATCCTGGACAGTGCTGGGAGCTGCCTCAGCAACAGCCCGTGGTTTCAGTCctgctcagacagacagaggaagtcATTTGTCCCTCCGCCCTCCCTGTGAGCGGGACTTGAACTGATTGACCATTTTTTTAGGCTTTTGGGCACAACATCTGTTTTTGcatattgtaataataataataatgtcactGGACTCTTTACAACATGTTGTATTAGCctacatatttttacattttgaatagGTTTATAAATACATACTTACTtttttatacattatatttataCTTTTTTATGTTGTGTTGTCTGTTTAACTGCTGATACTGGATCTCTTAATAACAATAGTTGTAATTATGTTTATGTGGTAATATGTGcttctataaatatatattaaaatgactttttataGGTATTACTACATCACATGAATGGAGGGACACAAACAAAGTCCATTCCGCCAATAGAAACACACTACTGCCCGCTAGACCAATCAAAATAGACGACAGGAAGAGCATGGTTTGACTGTCAGCCAATCATGAGAGGCGGAGCTGTGACGTAGCCCCGTCAGCTGTTCttgttttgcttcattttttttgctcttctCTTCCTTCGGGCTCCGGATAACCGACCTCGGAAATAACCGCACTGAAGCCGAATTCGAGCTCCTTTCTCTCGGAGAAAAGCTCCGACTCGAACCCGACACACACCCGCGTCAGCAGCTCCACATTTTTCTGCCAAATTGGAGCCGTCTTCCGCCGAGATCGAGAGAAGAGGTGCAGCCGATCCCAGGCCTCCAATCCAGGtcggagggagggaaggaggtcGCTGGGAATCGGGATGGACACTACAGAGGGTGCGGGTGGGTCCGGCGGAACGGACGGACCGGAGCTCCGGTTTAGCTGCGCCTCCTTCAACCAAGACTCCACGTAAGCAAGCGAGGGCATAACAGAGACCCGATTCCTTTATTCCTCCCTGAAAAGAGACGAGTGCACTTCAAACAGGTGTATGGAAAAAATGTGCCTTCAGCTGATTCTCAACAACATCTAGTCATGCAGTTAAAGGGCCAATCCACTAATTTAACACTAAAAACAGATGTTACTTACTCCTGTTTGCTGTCGTTGGATTGAACAGGAGTGGAAAATATTATCCCTGTGTCACCCATCCTCAGCTTTTCTAAAAGCCTAAAGCCTCAAGCTGGATGAGCACCCACATAGTACCCACATAGTGTACACTGAGGAGGCTCACttgaaggggggagggggggggtactACAAACTGCAATGGCCCATGTTGAATAACAGCCCTTCTCTCCACTGATAAGTATTCAATTAACACAACTACAGTAGTAACAGTTAATaacatatttataataataataataataccagctTGTTATTATGTTTATTGTGTCCAGTTTCAGACTGCTTTATGTCTCCATATGCTTGACAGAGTGAAGAGTTAAACTCTCACCTCCAGTTTTTGCTGACCAATACACCACTATATGGTTGGAGGCTGCAATGCAATGTAATGTTGGTGAAgaggtgcattatgggaaatgagGCTGTGTCAGGATGTTGACACATGCAACGGGATGCAAATTTAGCACGCCTGAGACAAGAACAGCCTCATTCAAAGCCTTAATGTTGCTAAGCTCATAATATTTTTGCTCTTCATGGTCCCACGGATTCGAGCTGCTATAGCCAGGTACTGACGGTGTGCATATGTGTACACTCAAATCACCTTACTGAGggcgtcacacacacacacacctcacggCTCATTAACATGTGGGGTAATCAAGATATTGTGAAAGAAGGCCCTGTGTGTATTGAAATATGTTTTATCTGTCTGTATGTGCTAACCTGCCCTCACTGTCAGTATTGTCACCTCTAACTCGTTTGAATGCAGACTCATGACATGTATGCATTGACTTCATCATTTAGTTGCTTGTTCCCTCTGTTTAATTTCACTTGGCTGCTCCTAAAATGACTGGTGGGGGATAAAAGACAGAGCTGCACAGTCAGGATTGAAAATATGTGCcattttctgtgcaggttttctCCTGTTAAACAGGACGAGACATGCACGGAGAGTGGAAGCAGGTGTCCATTAAGAAAAAATGAAGCAATGCAGGTTAAtcactatgtgtgtgtaaaatacagTGTTACCTACCTTTGCCAGGAAAAGGATTTCTTcaggtgttttttgtttgtttgcttgttgttttttgttgtctcaAAATTACTTCCCACAAAACGTAATCCCAAAAAAaacctacatttcccataatgcagttTTATACACATTCATCTTACTGTACACCCACTTCAATTCAAATCACTTCATTTGTCCTCAGGGGCATAAAAAGTAgcttaaaaataacacaattacaatcaacacacacaaatagacacATAATCACCATGGGGACGCCAATGGGAAACTATGCAGACTGCCCCTTCCCttcatttctctttctttctcttttttgttcAGGGACAGATTTCAGATTTCACCACTTGGTGGCGCCCTAAAGAAAGCCACTGCATAGGAGAAGGCTGTGTTATGATGTGGAAGTACTTTCATCccagctcactgtgtgtgtgtgtgtgcaggtcacTGGCTGTTGGAACAAGGACCGGCTACAAGCTGTTTTCTCTGACCATGGTGGAAAAACTGGACTGCATCCATGAGAGTGGTCAGTATGGAGCTCAACTGAACGTCCATCTACACAGTCCAATTAGCGGTGGTGCTGATAACACTGAGCCTTTCGTTGTAATGCGTCCCGTTTGTTAGCAGGAATCCCATGTGAATCATTCATTGTTGATTATGTGACAAAGTTTTAACATCTTTTTAACATCTTTTTGTGCGTAAACTGAGCTGATGCATTAGCTCGTATGTCTCGGCTGGCAAGTCAGGCCACATCATGTCTCCTCAGGTTCATCTGGTTTTTGGGAAAGACTGCCAAACAAGGGCCacgtttttctgtcttttgttcACAGTCTGGATGACCATGTTATTAAGACTAATCCATGAAACAcacttcatcatcttcataCTCTTTATGAACTGGAGAAGTTACAGACCTTTGTGGTGCCTGTGAGGCTTTGTAGAAGTTGGTATTAAAATGTCATCCCTGTCCCTGTGCTGTTCCCCAGCGGAGACTCCAGATGTGTACATCGTGGAGCGCCTGTTCTCCAGCAGTCTAGTAGTGGTGGTGAGCGCCGCCATGCCCCAGCGCATGAACATCTACCACTTCAAGAAGGGGACGGAGATCTGCAACTACAGCTACCCGAGCAACATCCTCGCTGTCAAGCTGAACAGACAGGTGAGGGGgtacagtttttatttttttaacgcATCAACCCGTAGGAGCGTCATCTGGGCACGTTgtacttcctgtgtctcagacAGCTGACATGCTTACACAGCATAAATAAATCAGCCCCACCTCTCTGACCTGCTGCCCCTCCCTCTGACAGAGCTCACAGTCTTACAggcaaaaacatttcaaaccaCATTCCCAACCCAAGGAAATGTTTCCATTCGATTGGCTTTGATACTTCACCGCAGACTGGGAGCTTTTTAACAACTTCCTGCGACTGAGGCTGTAATGATCGTGCCTTACTTTCATAGATTTTCTGTTCTGGAGGTtaaacagttcagctgtgcacCATCCTAAAAACAAAATCTCGTAAAGAGAGAAAAGCCACACTGCGACCACAGGCTTTAGACGTTTTGCGCTTTCTTTGGGCTGGAGGATTTGACGGTGAAGATTCTCTAGACAAATGCATTCATAGATTATTAACTATACAAATAATTACAGCACCGTTGAGTCACTCTTCTTCAATGATCTGTCCATTGTGATAGAAGCATGATAATGGCAATTAACAAAGGGCTGTCATAAAGGTCATAGGACAGTAGGACTCCTGCTCCTTGTCAGGACCTGTGCGCTTCCTGTTGTGACACCACCATCAGGTTAGATTGCTCATGGTAACATGATCTTTAACATGAACAACTGTGAGAGCAACAAGCGAAACTGCAGCGTTTCTAGGGGTTTGATTGTTGACATGTTGTTGTGCGTACATGTATGTCACTGATGTGAGTGTAATGACCGTTGCAGAGACTGGTAGTGTGCCTTGAAGAGTCCATTTATATTCACAACATCAAagacatgaagctgctgaagaCTCTGCTCAACACTCCGTCCAACCCGTCAGGTAAgacgtgacacacacacacacacacacacacacacagacacacacactctgtggagCAGTAACAGCTGGGCTGGATGATGAAACAGCATCTGACAGGATCATTCCAGTTTAGTACATCCTGTTGGCACCGCCTCACTTTCCCATTGGtaataataagaaaaacaacattttgacTGAGTCAGAAGATCAGATATGAAAATATTTGTGAAGGTCAAGACCGGATGTGTCAGAACGTATTCAGCTCGATCTGACTGACTCCTTCTCttctgcaggtctctgtgctCTCTCTATCAATCATTCCAACTCTTACCTGGCTTATCCCGGGAGTGCCACCATTGGGGAGATCATAGTGTACGATGCCAACACTTTGGTGAGAAACCCTGAACCCCTTCACATGCCATGCTTCATTATACCATTGTAACGAGAGGATTTCACTGGCCTCACCTCTCACCTGATACTCAACTGTCGGCTCGAGGGACCACAGTGATACTCTTTTCTGTTCATTTTGAGGTCATCATGTTCTCGCTCTCAGCGCTCTGATACGTGTTTGTCTGACACTGATAACACACTAAAATATTTTTCATGTGACCTGAAGCCTTTTGTACAGGGTCCAATGGGGGGGCTGCTGACTAAAGTCTCAGGGtatgagagagtgagagtgatcTAGGCTGAAAGTAGCTCCTAGTCCTCAGAGTCACTGAGCAGCTGTGATGTTGTAAGCCAGGATACATGCCAGAAAATATTCATCTTTCATAACAGTGCTGGAATGTTCTTCTATTGTTCCTCCAGGAACAGGTTTAACTACTTCTGGTTTCTTTTTAACTGGATCAGCGTCAGCAGACCTCTTCATGTGAATTTAGGCACACGTCACCTCTCCTCACTCAGTGATGCTTCAAACAACACCTGAACGGATTTTCTGTCATCTCTAGAACTTCGTCTTCTGAGCACATTCTCAATCAGCTTCACTAATGTCAGATTCATTCACAAACTGACTTCAAACCTCTACTCCGCACCTTCAACTAGCACCTCCATACCTCAACACGACCCCGTTCATCCTCTAGGGGGTTTAGAGCATTTGGCTGCTCTGCCCCATGACTCTAGAACTTTCTACCCCAGGACCTCCAGACGATTGACTCCATATCCAGTCTCAAGACTCACCTTTCCAACAGATTTTGCCAAATTGCTGATGTAAGGCCTCCACAATAACAATAGCACTGCTTGTGTCCTTTCCAGAACACAGTGACGATGATCCCAGCTCACGACAGTCCTCTGGCAGCTCTTACCTTCAACGCCTCGGCCACCAAACTTGCCAGCGCCTCAGAGAGGGTAAGAAAGACTCAACTGTTCACCGATGCCACTGCTTCAGGAAATTGAGAGATATGAAATATACTAATATGTCTAGACTGAGATCAACCTATCTGTCTGTCCCTACAGGGCACTGTCATCCGAGTCTTCTCAGTTCCTGAGGGTGTGCGTCTGTACGAATTCCGCCGTGGCATGAAGAGGTCAGAGTTCTTACACATCGTGTCATTTCTGAGAGACTATGAATATAAGCCTTACCAAAAAAATAAGGTCATTTTTGTCAAAGCACGTGTgcatggaaagcctaaggcagggagagggaggagcagctTACACATGCTACAGTTACTGTTTTTTGTTCGGTTTgtttatagtgtgtgtctgtttgtgtgtgtctgtctgcaggtatGTCAGTATAAGCTCTTTATCATACAGCCCTGATGGTCAGTTCCTCTGCGCTTCCAGCAACACAGAAACCGTCCATATCTTTAAACTGGAACAACCGGATCCAAGGTACACACATAtgtaaacacatacatacactcaaGGAGACTGACAGTCTGAATGTATGTAGGATAACGCTGTTTTTAAAGGAAGCTTCTAATCCTGTGAACAGTGGAGAGGATGAGGCTGCCACCTGGACGGCTTATGTGGGGAAGATGttctcagcagccagcagctaCCTCCCTGCTCACGTGTCTGGCATGATGAGCCAAGACCGGGCCTTTGCCACAGTCCACCTCTCGTCTGGCCAGAGGAACGTCTGCACCCTGGCTGTGTGAGTTTCTCACTTAAGGGGCTGTGATTTTTTTGCATGACACTCGAGGCGGTTGTTGACCTCATTgacctaaataaaaaaaactcaatttcAGGATCCAGAAACTTCCACGGCTGCTGGTGGCCACAGCCGGCGGCCAGCTCTTCATCTATAATGTAGATCCACTAGATGGAGGTGAATGCGTGCTGGCTCACAAACACaggtgaggctgcagcagcagggctgaGGGATGAGGGAGGAAAGTCACTGATGAGCAACTGCAAGATCGCGATTAACTCAAAGCAAGCTGTAGGCTAAGGCTGATCCACTGCCTTCCCTTTTATGCCGCTGCTTCCTCTATTAGGCTGTTTGGTGCTGATGATATCGAGGGTGAAGGAACAGAGCCAGAGGGGCCAGCAGACACAGGGCCAGCACAGTCCTGTCCATCCTACGCTGAAACTGCTGCCTTACCAGCCTCTGGACCCGTCACTGCCACACTCACTGGTTTGTAGTCTGAAGGGCTTGACATCGGTCTCAGCTTATACTGCCACTGAGGAATAAGTATTATCCTGCGTGTCTGCTGTGTAAACTGACTTATGACACTCACAATGGTGTTACACTTCAGAACGTTTTATGCTTCCTACATTTAAAATCCTTAAAAGCTTCTTGGATGATTTGTccgtttcctctgtgtgtttccttacAGGCTACTCTGAAGATGGTGGAGCAAAGAAGGGCGAGGTCATCCCAGAACACGAGTTCGCCGCAGGGCCCGTGTGTCTGGACGACGAAAACGAGTTTCCACCTGTGAGCATCCAGAAGTGCTAAATGTCAGCTGTAACGACAAttgtaaaaatgttaaatgaCAAACTATCGTGCTAACTTTTTCAGAGGTGCATCACTTTAACATTCCTGCTCAGAGTCATGTCAGATAAAGATAAGACTGAAGCAGTACAAGGTGAAACGGGCACAAGCGTGCTTTGCCATTTACTACTCCGTTTTTAAAAAGCTTAGTCACATGTTTATCTTTCTCTTTAGTATATTAGAACTACACAGCTTCTGTGCTTAAGGCTCCAACAATTACAAAAACCTCAATGTCTGAGGTCAGGAATTATTCTTCCTTATTATTTTCCCACCTAGCAACCATGTCACTGCCATTTGGAACCTCCCACTCAGGTCCTCAGGTGGAACTATATGAGTACTGGTGACATAAGCAGATTGGTTTACATTTGTGCCTTGCAGTCAAGGAAAATTCCGGTATTATTCAGCAATGATTCCCTCTGAATTCTCTCACGCTAACCTGACCTCCATTTTAGAGGTGTAGCAAATGAAGTCGTGCCTTCCCGCTCTTTGTAAATCTTGCTTAAGtcattttagtgtttttgtCTCAAAGGAAAAAATGTACCGGAATTTTCCTTTATCTATGACAGTCTGGAACCTTCTCACACATCCTGTAgaactaaaacaaaataaaaccacactAACAGGTCTGCTCATGTGTTTTGGTAGATAAATTGGTGCCGCGACGGGACTGGAGGTGGCCAGGGGAGGCGCTCGTGAGTGGGTAGAAGGCGCCAGCAGGATGAGatgaacagcaaaaaaaaatacaaaataaaaaaaatcagggtgccaagttatttttaaataactaACTTCAATTAACATTCAAGTTACAGTGGGGAAAGGACACGGGTGTCCTGTAGTGATGTCAAAAAGGAAGATTTTATGTTGTCATGATGATTGTGTTAAAGGTACACTTCTGATTCGATCATAGCACCAACAGTAGCTGTAGTTTCAGGACATCGGCTGTGaactgacaggaagtgaagagaAACTCAGATGCTGTTGGCTGTTTTAAAAATCAGGGAGTTTGTTTAATGAGGAGTGTtttctggaggaaaaaaaaaatgaaatatgagGTGCATGCTGGAGCGAAATATAACCACAGTCTTCATAACAATTATTACTtgacaaatattttattaagtTGTATTATTGtagcaatgtttttttattattattaatatctcTTTTGGAAATGTTTTGTTCGGTATGTTATTATATGCATCGACATGtattcagtgtttctgtgtgtggctcctggAGACATTTCAGAAGGTGGATACtgtacatgtactgtatgtttgtttgtgcctGATATCATTTGTACAACAGCAAAAGTATTTTGCTAAATACACAAAAGACCAAAACAAgtgagagaaacaaagaaataaacacacaagagTGAAGTAAGAGTCAACCTATGCAAAGC of the Parambassis ranga chromosome 8, fParRan2.1, whole genome shotgun sequence genome contains:
- the wipi1 gene encoding WD repeat domain phosphoinositide-interacting protein 1 — its product is MDTTEGAGGSGGTDGPELRFSCASFNQDSTSLAVGTRTGYKLFSLTMVEKLDCIHESAETPDVYIVERLFSSSLVVVVSAAMPQRMNIYHFKKGTEICNYSYPSNILAVKLNRQRLVVCLEESIYIHNIKDMKLLKTLLNTPSNPSGLCALSINHSNSYLAYPGSATIGEIIVYDANTLNTVTMIPAHDSPLAALTFNASATKLASASERGTVIRVFSVPEGVRLYEFRRGMKRYVSISSLSYSPDGQFLCASSNTETVHIFKLEQPDPSGEDEAATWTAYVGKMFSAASSYLPAHVSGMMSQDRAFATVHLSSGQRNVCTLAVIQKLPRLLVATAGGQLFIYNVDPLDGGECVLAHKHRLFGADDIEGEGTEPEGPADTGPAQSCPSYAETAALPASGPVTATLTGYSEDGGAKKGEVIPEHEFAAGPVCLDDENEFPPINWCRDGTGGGQGRRS